One window of the Bacteroidota bacterium genome contains the following:
- a CDS encoding tetratricopeptide repeat protein translates to MRIKRISFYKSVLLSLALAIMASSGILGQGRNTKNNTGTDNTQIFLEAKKQMILGDVAKAEKLFQTCIETNPADGASYYELSRINLARKQYEIAIEQAHKAVDADPMNEWYMIHLASLYKQTSQFTEAAAVMEDLLSKYPDRYEYYNDLAVTYLFSRDYDKAIDVYQKVEDKYGLNEETSIQKHKVYLLQNNQEKAIAEIEKLVIAFPSEPQYHSMLAELYMASGQNEKALPSYNRVLELDPGNPYIHISLSDYYRKAGDYQKSYNYLKQGFSNPELDIDTKVNILLAYYTAIEFYDEKKEEAFELSDILIEIHPDNPKAYSIRADLFFQAKDFSKARDDLRKVISLDSSRYLVWEQLLFAEAELQDYASMKLESKRATDLFPQQPLPYLFNAVANFQDKDFTAAISSLERGIRFIIDNELLLAQFHSYLGDAYHETNNNEKAFQSYEKALKINPENSIVLNNYAYYLSLENLELEKALQMAEKAIDLDPDNGSNQDTYGWILYKLERYEEAKEWVGKAIKNHNEENSVVLEHYGDILYKLGETHEAMKYWKKARNAGGETSEFIDKKIQDGKLYE, encoded by the coding sequence ATGAGAATCAAAAGAATATCTTTTTATAAATCTGTATTATTGTCACTGGCTTTGGCCATAATGGCAAGTTCAGGAATTCTGGGTCAGGGAAGAAATACAAAAAACAACACGGGCACGGATAATACCCAGATTTTTCTTGAAGCAAAAAAGCAAATGATCCTGGGCGATGTGGCCAAAGCAGAAAAGCTTTTCCAAACCTGCATTGAAACCAACCCTGCCGATGGCGCATCCTATTATGAACTTTCCAGGATAAACCTTGCCCGAAAACAGTATGAAATTGCCATTGAACAAGCCCATAAGGCAGTCGATGCTGACCCGATGAATGAATGGTACATGATACATCTTGCAAGCCTGTATAAGCAAACCTCCCAATTCACGGAAGCTGCTGCGGTAATGGAAGACCTTCTATCGAAGTATCCCGACAGGTATGAATATTACAATGATCTGGCAGTGACATATCTGTTTAGCCGTGATTATGATAAAGCAATAGATGTATATCAGAAAGTGGAGGACAAATACGGTCTCAATGAGGAGACATCTATTCAGAAACATAAGGTTTACCTGCTTCAGAACAATCAGGAAAAAGCCATAGCTGAAATTGAAAAACTCGTAATTGCTTTCCCTTCTGAGCCTCAATACCATTCTATGCTGGCAGAATTATACATGGCCTCAGGGCAAAACGAAAAAGCTTTACCATCGTACAACCGTGTTCTTGAACTGGATCCGGGCAACCCTTATATCCATATTTCCCTCTCGGATTATTACCGGAAAGCCGGAGACTACCAAAAATCCTACAACTACCTAAAACAAGGGTTTTCCAATCCCGAACTTGATATCGACACCAAGGTGAATATTTTACTTGCGTATTATACTGCCATAGAATTTTACGATGAAAAGAAAGAGGAAGCTTTTGAGCTCTCCGATATCCTGATTGAAATCCATCCCGATAATCCTAAAGCTTATTCCATCCGGGCTGATTTGTTTTTTCAGGCAAAAGATTTCAGCAAAGCAAGAGATGACCTCAGAAAAGTGATATCACTCGACAGCAGCCGATACCTGGTATGGGAGCAACTGCTTTTTGCAGAAGCTGAACTTCAGGATTATGCATCCATGAAACTCGAAAGCAAGCGGGCTACCGACCTTTTCCCTCAACAACCTTTACCTTATTTATTCAATGCTGTAGCCAATTTCCAGGATAAAGACTTTACGGCAGCCATCAGCTCCCTTGAAAGAGGTATACGTTTTATAATTGACAATGAATTGCTTCTGGCTCAATTTCATTCATACCTTGGCGATGCATACCACGAAACAAATAATAACGAAAAAGCTTTCCAATCATACGAAAAAGCACTGAAAATCAATCCTGAAAACTCTATCGTCCTGAACAATTATGCCTATTACCTGTCGCTGGAAAACCTGGAACTGGAAAAAGCCCTCCAAATGGCAGAAAAAGCAATTGATCTTGATCCGGATAATGGATCGAACCAGGATACTTATGGATGGATTTTGTATAAACTGGAACGTTATGAAGAAGCCAAAGAATGGGTAGGAAAGGCCATTAAAAATCACAATGAGGAAAACTCAGTGGTACTGGAACATTATGGTGATATCCTTTACAAACTTGGTGAAACCCATGAAGCCATGAAATATTGGAAAAAAGCCAGGAATGCAGGCGGAGAAACCAGCGAATTTATCGATAAAAAAATTCAGGACGGAAAACTTTATGAATAG